One genomic segment of Chitinibacter sp. FCG-7 includes these proteins:
- the ruvB gene encoding Holliday junction branch migration DNA helicase RuvB, translating into MIETDSLFSAPPPDRLITAQKLSNNEEQLERALRPKLLDEYVGQMKARGQLEIFIEAAKKRGEALDHVLLFGPPGLGKTTLAHIIARELGVNLRQTSGPVLERAGDLAALLTNLEPHDVLFIDEIHRLSPVVEEILYPALEDFQLDIMIGEGPAARSVKLDLPPFTLVGATTRAGMLTNPLRDRFGIVARLEFYTPEELTRIVSRSAGLLNVEMADDGAFEIARRSRGTPRIANRLLRRVRDFAEVKHDGIVTREVADAALQMLDVDHAGLDVMDRKLLLAILEKFGGGPVGLDNVGAAIGESTDTIEEVVEPYLIQQGLMQRTPRGRMATLGAYAHFGLNAPKSEL; encoded by the coding sequence ATGATCGAAACCGATTCGCTGTTTTCCGCCCCACCGCCTGATCGCCTGATCACCGCGCAAAAGCTCTCGAATAATGAAGAGCAGCTTGAGCGCGCGCTGCGGCCGAAATTGCTCGATGAATACGTCGGGCAAATGAAGGCGCGTGGTCAGCTGGAGATTTTTATCGAGGCGGCGAAAAAGCGTGGCGAGGCACTCGATCACGTGCTGCTATTCGGCCCGCCCGGCCTCGGTAAAACGACGCTGGCGCATATTATCGCGCGCGAATTGGGCGTGAATTTGCGCCAAACCTCGGGGCCGGTGCTCGAGCGCGCTGGCGACCTAGCGGCGCTGCTGACCAATCTTGAGCCGCATGATGTGCTATTTATCGACGAAATTCACCGCCTTTCACCGGTAGTTGAAGAGATTTTGTACCCTGCGCTCGAAGATTTTCAGCTCGACATTATGATCGGTGAAGGCCCGGCTGCTCGTTCGGTCAAACTCGATCTGCCGCCATTCACTTTGGTCGGTGCGACCACGCGCGCCGGGATGTTGACCAATCCATTGCGCGACCGTTTCGGCATCGTCGCGCGGCTGGAATTTTATACGCCGGAAGAACTCACGCGGATTGTGAGCCGCTCGGCCGGCTTGCTCAATGTCGAAATGGCCGACGACGGCGCATTTGAAATCGCGCGCCGCTCGCGCGGTACACCACGGATTGCCAACCGTCTGCTGCGCCGGGTGCGCGATTTTGCTGAGGTCAAACACGATGGCATCGTGACGCGCGAAGTCGCTGATGCGGCGCTGCAAATGCTCGACGTCGATCACGCTGGGCTGGATGTGATGGATAGAAAATTGCTACTGGCGATTCTGGAAAAATTCGGCGGTGGCCCGGTGGGGCTGGATAATGTCGGTGCGGCGATTGGCGAATCAACCGATACGATTGAGGAAGTGGTCGAGCCTTATTTGATCCAGCAAGGCCTGATGCAGCGCACACCGCGCGGCCGCATGGCCACCTTAGGCGCTTATGCGCATTTTGGGCTGAATGCGCCCAAGAGTGAGCTTTAA
- the ruvA gene encoding Holliday junction branch migration protein RuvA, whose product MIGRLTGKLLEKQPPQILLDVGGVGYEVDVPMSTFYVLPHLGEATTLFTHLVVREDAQLLYGFATREERNSFRTLIKVSGIGAKIALAVLSGMTADELALAVASEDIKRLSAVPGIGKKTAERLVLELRGKLATGGLVSMPGELPLATTPDDRSDILNALLALGYNEREANLAMKALPADASVSDGIRMALKSLAKG is encoded by the coding sequence ATGATTGGTCGTCTCACAGGCAAACTACTGGAAAAACAACCGCCGCAAATCCTACTCGACGTTGGCGGCGTCGGTTACGAAGTGGACGTGCCGATGAGTACTTTCTATGTCTTGCCGCATCTGGGCGAAGCTACGACGCTGTTTACCCATCTGGTGGTGCGTGAAGATGCCCAGCTGCTCTATGGTTTTGCGACTCGCGAGGAGCGCAATAGTTTTCGCACCTTGATCAAGGTATCGGGCATCGGCGCCAAAATCGCGCTCGCGGTCTTGTCGGGCATGACAGCGGACGAGCTGGCGCTGGCGGTGGCATCAGAAGACATCAAGCGCCTGTCGGCTGTACCCGGCATCGGCAAGAAAACCGCCGAACGTCTGGTGCTTGAATTGCGCGGCAAGCTCGCGACTGGCGGCTTGGTCTCCATGCCCGGTGAATTGCCATTGGCCACCACGCCGGACGATCGCAGTGATATTCTCAATGCCTTGCTGGCGCTGGGTTATAACGAGCGCGAAGCCAATCTGGCGATGAAAGCGCTGCCCGCCGATGCCTCAGTCAGCGACGGCATCCGGATGGCGCTCAAATCGCTGGCGAAAGGCTAA
- the ruvC gene encoding crossover junction endodeoxyribonuclease RuvC — protein MRILGIDPGSRTTGFGVIDVVGQNRVYIASGCIKTQGGPLPERIKIILDGIAQIVATYQPNESAIEQVFVNVNPAATLMLGQARGAAVAALVLAGLPVTDYTALQVKQAVVGNGHADKDQVGLMVQRHLRLSGVPQADAADALGVALTHAQHQGGAAKQLAAYRMSMKRGRMA, from the coding sequence ATGCGCATCCTCGGCATCGACCCCGGCTCGCGCACGACTGGTTTTGGCGTCATCGACGTTGTTGGCCAGAATCGCGTTTATATCGCTTCGGGCTGCATCAAAACCCAGGGCGGGCCGCTGCCCGAGCGCATCAAAATCATCCTCGACGGCATCGCGCAAATTGTCGCCACTTATCAGCCGAACGAATCGGCCATCGAGCAGGTCTTCGTCAATGTAAACCCCGCAGCCACCTTGATGCTAGGGCAGGCGCGCGGCGCCGCTGTGGCGGCCTTGGTGCTGGCTGGGCTGCCGGTGACGGACTACACCGCCTTGCAAGTCAAACAGGCCGTCGTCGGCAACGGTCATGCCGACAAGGATCAGGTCGGGCTGATGGTGCAGCGCCATTTGCGCCTGTCGGGCGTGCCGCAAGCCGACGCCGCCGACGCACTCGGTGTCGCTCTGACACACGCCCAGCATCAGGGCGGTGCAGCCAAGCAACTCGCGGCGTACCGGATGTCGATGAAACGCGGGCGAATGGCCTAG
- a CDS encoding energy transducer TonB, whose amino-acid sequence MDRGQRFMAAAMVLSLIAHAFPIFGIQFVLPDPRQFISQQPLDIVLVNQKTTTRPSNAEVEAQADLDGGGNTDAPDHRVKSALPAKSKQTELELEQVESRLKKLEEQNNQLMTQLKSPQKAATDSKNVQDKPDGQPLDLEELKDQVRKQQEIAGLAAQIAKQNHEYQSKPRKAFVGARAKQTSVAMYMDGWRQKIEKVGTMAYPVDATGKKIYGQLRVTVEIDADGSMRNAQIDKSSGNPQLDAAALRILKMAAPFSRLPPDMLDSSGKPATVLVITRTWTFERQTLTSD is encoded by the coding sequence ATGGATCGTGGGCAACGTTTTATGGCTGCGGCGATGGTTTTATCGCTGATTGCGCACGCCTTCCCCATTTTTGGCATTCAGTTTGTCCTGCCTGATCCACGCCAGTTTATTTCGCAGCAACCGCTAGATATTGTGCTGGTTAACCAGAAAACCACCACTCGCCCCAGCAATGCCGAAGTTGAAGCGCAGGCCGATCTGGATGGCGGCGGCAATACCGACGCGCCCGATCACCGCGTTAAATCGGCGCTGCCTGCCAAATCCAAGCAAACCGAGCTGGAGCTGGAGCAGGTGGAGTCACGCCTGAAAAAGCTGGAAGAGCAAAACAACCAGCTGATGACGCAGTTGAAATCGCCGCAGAAAGCCGCAACCGATAGCAAAAATGTGCAGGATAAACCCGACGGTCAGCCGCTGGATCTGGAAGAACTCAAAGACCAGGTGCGCAAGCAGCAGGAAATCGCCGGCCTGGCCGCCCAGATTGCCAAGCAAAATCACGAATATCAGAGCAAGCCGCGCAAAGCCTTTGTCGGCGCGCGCGCCAAGCAAACCAGTGTGGCCATGTATATGGACGGCTGGCGGCAGAAAATCGAGAAAGTGGGCACCATGGCCTATCCGGTCGATGCCACAGGCAAGAAAATCTACGGTCAATTGCGCGTTACGGTTGAAATTGACGCCGATGGCTCAATGCGTAACGCCCAAATTGACAAAAGCTCGGGCAATCCACAGCTCGATGCCGCCGCGCTGCGCATTTTAAAAATGGCCGCGCCATTTTCCAGATTGCCGCCCGATATGCTCGACTCCAGCGGCAAACCCGCCACGGTGCTGGTGATCACCCGCACCTGGACCTTCGAGCGCCAAACGCTGACCTCCGATTAA
- a CDS encoding c-type cytochrome, protein MRNTLMVLALLCSSSVFAADDGAKVAAKYNCLACHSVDQKIVGPSYKEVAKRYKGQKDAEAMLMAEVRKGLPGGKWGKIPMPAQQIEDKDLRVIIRWVLAQ, encoded by the coding sequence ATGCGCAACACTTTGATGGTTCTGGCTTTGCTATGCTCTAGCTCGGTATTTGCTGCTGACGACGGCGCCAAGGTCGCCGCCAAGTACAATTGTCTGGCCTGTCACTCGGTCGATCAGAAAATCGTTGGCCCCTCGTACAAAGAAGTGGCCAAGCGCTATAAAGGCCAGAAAGACGCCGAAGCAATGCTGATGGCTGAAGTACGCAAAGGCCTGCCCGGCGGGAAATGGGGCAAGATTCCGATGCCAGCCCAGCAGATTGAAGACAAAGACCTGCGCGTGATTATTCGCTGGGTTTTGGCGCAATAA
- the dksA gene encoding RNA polymerase-binding protein DksA, translating into MAKLTEQDIRDWKGPEDDYMNADHLEFFRERLVQMKAELVANASQTTSHLQEQEATPDPADRATLEEEYALELRTRDRERKLLLKIDSTLRKIAEENYGYCEDTGEPIGLLRLLARPTASLSLEAQERRERQKKQYAD; encoded by the coding sequence ATGGCAAAACTCACGGAACAAGACATCCGGGACTGGAAAGGCCCCGAAGATGACTATATGAACGCGGATCACCTCGAGTTCTTCCGCGAGCGTCTGGTGCAAATGAAAGCTGAATTGGTCGCCAATGCCAGCCAGACCACCAGCCATCTGCAAGAGCAAGAAGCCACACCTGATCCGGCTGACCGTGCCACTCTGGAAGAAGAATACGCATTGGAATTGCGTACGCGTGACCGCGAACGCAAGCTATTGCTGAAAATCGACTCGACATTGCGCAAAATCGCCGAAGAAAACTACGGCTACTGCGAAGATACGGGCGAGCCGATTGGCCTGCTGCGTCTGCTGGCGCGTCCAACCGCGTCTTTGTCGCTGGAAGCGCAAGAACGCCGCGAACGGCAGAAAAAACAGTACGCGGATTGA
- a CDS encoding Fur family transcriptional regulator, producing the protein MNDTTRATARELISKTRARITPARVDILATLLGAQRPLSHLDIQELLAPGLDRVTVYRVLDWLTAENLAHKLSGDDRVWRFSAAKAPHHHAHFHCQQCGRFYCLEDAKTDLPVALPKSFIADSVEITVKGICADCKSA; encoded by the coding sequence ATGAATGACACCACACGCGCCACCGCGCGTGAACTGATCAGCAAAACCCGCGCTCGCATCACGCCAGCGCGGGTTGATATTTTGGCGACCCTGCTTGGCGCGCAGCGCCCGCTGTCGCATCTGGATATTCAGGAATTGCTCGCGCCGGGGCTTGATCGCGTTACCGTTTACCGCGTACTCGACTGGCTGACCGCCGAAAATCTGGCGCATAAATTATCCGGCGACGATCGGGTTTGGCGCTTCTCGGCAGCCAAAGCGCCGCATCATCATGCGCATTTTCATTGCCAGCAATGCGGCCGGTTTTATTGCCTGGAAGACGCCAAAACCGATCTGCCAGTGGCGCTGCCCAAGTCTTTTATCGCCGACTCGGTAGAAATTACCGTCAAAGGCATTTGCGCCGACTGCAAATCAGCCTGA